A genomic region of Metopolophium dirhodum isolate CAU chromosome 1, ASM1992520v1, whole genome shotgun sequence contains the following coding sequences:
- the LOC132945919 gene encoding uncharacterized protein LOC132945919: MAEPTTDDWLDIAAGYFEKTQFPNCAGAVDGKHIRLECPKYSGTFYYNYKQYFSLILMAICDSNYCFRIIDVGSYGKESDCNVFKQSVFGKKLYGYNFNLPPKICLPGDDKGVPLPYVFVADEAFALHPNLLRHFPGRSLNDDRRIFNYRLSRARQQIECSFRIMSKKWRVFETSILVEPNFTVAVTKACCVLNNFVRRRDGINNDNIHSCTMDDLTNERDKWKFVNKCQRS, translated from the coding sequence ATGGCAGAACCAACTACTGACGATTGGTTAGACATTGCAGCCGGGTATTTCGAGAAAACTCAATTTCCAAATTGCGCTGGCGCCGTAGACGGCAAACATATACGTTTGGAATGTCCCAAATACAGTGGGACattctattataattacaaacaatatttttcactCATCCTGATGGCAATTTGTGATTCTAATTACTGTTTTAGAATTATAGATGTGGGTTCCTACGGTAAGGAAAGTGACTGTAATGTCTTCAAACAATCagtgtttggtaaaaaattatacggttataatttcaatttgcCACCAAAAATTTGTTTACCTGGTGATGATAAGGGTGTTCCTCTGCCTTATGTTTTCGTTGCCGACGAAGCATTTGCGTTACACCCAAATTTATTACGACATTTCCCGGGTAGGTCGTTAAATGACGACAGGAGGATTTTTAATTACAGGTTATCAAGAGCTCGACAACAAATAGAATGTTCTTTTAGAATAATGTCGAAAAAATGGAGAGTTTTTGAAACAAGTATACTAGTTGAACCCAATTTCACTGTCGCTGTGACAAAAGCATGTTGTGTGCTAAACAATTTTGTTCGACGTAGAGATGGCATCAACAATGATAATATCCATAGTTGTACAATGGACGATTTAACAAATGAAAGGGATAAATGGAAATTCGTCAACAAATGCCAAAGAAGTTAG
- the LOC132933852 gene encoding uncharacterized protein LOC132933852 — protein sequence MELDDVEAVAVAYALYKRHQKAKKQKSYNRRHWVHPINLKRPQEGQFQVNFMSLRAHPEEFTKYYRMSITTFDELISFVRPYLTRQVTNMRSPISEEERLAITLR from the exons atGGAGTTAGACGACGTTGAAGCCGTAGCCGTAGCTTACGCTTTATATAAACGCCATCAAAAAGCAAAAAAGCAGAAAAGCTACAATAGGCGCCATTGGGTGCATCCAATTAACCTGAAGAGGCCTCAAGAAGGACAATTTCAAGTCAATTTTATGTCATTGAGAGCTCATCCAGAAGAATTTACTAAGTACTACAGGATGTCTATCACAACATTCGATGAATTA atttcatTTGTTAGGCCTTATCTTACAAGACAAGTTACTAATATGCGTAGTCCAATATCAGAAGAAGAACGATTAGCCATAACTTTGAGGTAA
- the LOC132945927 gene encoding uncharacterized protein LOC132945927 produces the protein MIVRETCEVLWEVLQPKKMAEPTIDDWKDVAKGFFEKTQFPNTVGAVDGKHIRLECPKNSGSLYYNYKHFFSLILMAICDSNYCFRVIDVGSYGKESDCNVFKTSAFGKKLYTNRTNFPANQCLPNDNLGVPQPFVLVADEAFALHKNLLRPFPGRSLNDQRRIFNYRLSRARQYIECSFGIMSKKWRVFQTSMLVEPETAVKITKACCVLHNFVRRRDGLTLKTPKVPCKA, from the exons ATGATTGTGCGGGAAACTTGTGAAGTTTTATGGGAAGTATTACAACCTAAAAAAATGGCGGAACCGACAATAGACGACTGGAAAGATGTTGCAaaaggtttttttgaaaaaacgcaATTTCCAAATACTGTTGGCGCC GTGGATGGTAAACATATACGACTTGAGTGCCCGAAAAATAGTGGATCattgtattacaattataagcattttttttcattaattctcATGGCTATTTGCGACTCTAACTACTGCTTTAGAGTAATTGATGTGGGTTCTTACGGGAAGGAGAGTGACTGCAATGTCTTCAAAACATCTGCATTTGGCAAAAAACTTTATACCAACAGAACAAACTTTCCAGCAAATCAATGCTTACCAAATGACAATCTTGGCGTACCACAACCATTTGTGTTAGTGGCTGATGAAGCATTTGCTCtgcataaaaatttattaaggCCGTTTCCAGGAAGAAGTTTAAATGACCAGAgaagaatatttaattacagATTATCTAGAGCCCGTCAGTATATTGAATGTTCCTTTGGTATTATGTCAAAAAAGTGGAGGGTTTTCCAGACCAGCATGCTTGTAGAACCAGAAACTGCGGTGAAAATCACAAAAGCCTGCTGTGTACTTCATAATTTTGTGCGACGGCGTGATGGGTTAACACTGAAGACACCTAAAGTTCCATGCAAAGCATAA
- the LOC132945933 gene encoding piggyBac transposable element-derived protein 4-like, whose translation MSQFRRFCGDDEIAALLQELNDEGDAFYNTNDVDPIADFSDDSEVEDEVILPNDHSSESELSVEEEHSSSPQSRAAKVYNRCIELDNEFRSREFKTTTRGEILALIGILFYMATCKTSRANAKSFWKTDGTGMVLFRAAFSYNRFFFLLQCLRFDDLDTRVERQQSDKLAAVREMYTLFNDNNMKNYSPSEFVTIDEMLYAFRGRCSFIQYMPAKPAKYGLKLYALFDAKTFYVYNFEIYCGKQKPGQFLVSNKLFDIVMRLIEPLKTSKRNLTTDNYYGSYPLAQELLKKGITLVTTLKKNKTDIPPGFLPNPKRKVKSSLFGYQDECTLVSYVPKKNKAVILLSTMHDGPGDINEETGKPEIIYDYNKTKSGVDTVDQKCSVASTARNTRRWPLALFFRFLDMAGVNSHILYVANNISMYNYRKFRRLPFLQRLATNLLEEHLKERAKVKGLPKDVQYFLSKYKNEDVCSVTQGDNLPRSGACHACGTRKNNKTTVRCSLCTRFVCKKHCTNIIKCHSCQNSESSESSMEN comes from the exons ATGTCTCAGTTTCGTCGATTTTGCGGAGATGATGAGATCGCGGCTCTTTTACAAGAGCTAAACGACGAAG gtGATGCTTTTTATAATACTAACGATGTTGATCCAATTGCTGACTTTAGTGATGACAGTGAGGTGGAAGATGAGGTAATATTACCAAACGATCATTCAAGTGAAAGCGAATTATCAGTAGAAGAAGAACATAGCTCTTCACCTCAATCT CGAGCTGCTAAAGTCTATAACAGATGTATTGAACTAGACAATGAATTCAGAAGTAGGGAATTCAAAACGACTACAAGAGGCGAAATTTTGGCACTTATaggaatattattctatatggCCACATGCAAGACAAGTCGTGCGAACGCAAAAAGTTTTTGGAAAACAGACGGTACTGGTATGGTATTATTTCGTGCAGCGTTCAGTTACAatagatttttctttttattgcaATGTCTTCGGTTTGATGATTTGGATACTCGGGTTGAAAGACAACAATCTGATAAACTTGCTGCAGTAAGAGAAATGTATACACTTTTCAATGATAATAACATGAAAAATTATTCCCCTTCAGAATTCGTTACTATAGATGAAATGTTGTACGCTTTTAGAGGGAGGTGTAGTTTCATACAATACATGCCGGCCAAGCCTGCAAAATATGGACTTAAATTGTATGCATTGTTTGATGCGAAAACATTTTACGTCTATAATTTTGAGATATATTGTGGCAAACAAAAACCCGGACAGTTTCTCGTATCCAACAAACTATTTGACATTGTTATGCGACTTATTGAACCTCTAAAGACCTCAAAACGAAATTTGACAAccgataattattatggtaGTTATCCCTTGGCACAAGAGTTACTCAAAAAGGGTATAACCCTCGTCAccactttgaaaaaaaataaaaccgataTTCCACCAGGATTTCTTCCAAATCCAAAACGTAAAGTAAAATCATCACTATTTGGATATCAAGATGAGTGTACTTTGGTGTCTTACGTTCCTAAAAAAAACAAAGCTGTCATTTTATTATCTACTATGCATGATGGTCCTGGTGACATAAACGAAGAAACCGGAAAGCCTGAAATCATCTAtgattacaataaaacaaaaagtgGAGTAGACACAGTTGACCAAAAGTGCTCGGTAGCTTCAACAGCTCGGAATACTAGAAGATGGCCGCTTGCATTGTTTTTCCGTTTCTTGGATATGGCTGGGGTAAATTCTCATATTTTATACGTTGccaataatatatcaatgtacAATTATCGCAAATTTCGAAGGTTGCCGTTTCTTCAAAGGCTCGCCACGAATCTCTTAGAAGAACATTTGAAAGAAAGGGCCAAAGTGAAGGGTCTTCCTAAAGATGTACAGTACTTTCTctctaaatacaaaaatgaagaTGTTTGCTCTGTTACTCAAGGAGATAATCTACCAAGATCTGGAGCTTGTCATGCATGTGGAACaagaaaaaacaacaaaactacGGTTAGATGTTCCCTTTGTACTCGTTTCGTTTGTAAGAAACATTGTACGAATATAATCAAGTGCCACTCATGTCAAAATTCTGAAAGTTCAGAATCAAgtatggaaaattaa